A single genomic interval of Corallococcus exiguus harbors:
- a CDS encoding type IV pilus modification PilV family protein, with amino-acid sequence MTTPTRRHGGFTLLETMVAMAILSVALMAIFDLNSGAVANHVYTKRLTVAALLSRSKMTDLEQKLYDDGFEQDDDEQSGDFSDEGWPQFKWRARIIAPKTDGVTPDQLIGAIFNLPMGGGDSGDPLGGLASLFGGGGGDSKGGTPPGGTTGASPLGASAMSMAQPMFTQMVDQLTKSVREVHLTVYWKEGTQVESVDVVTHVVSLGPGGDRNGGFTPNAGSTAGAENQWVNPRTGQVVDNPIPGPNGQMLDPNTREPLVNRAAMLNQLNGNTGQQGGGNGNTGVNPRAPGGGIFGGRGGMPNLPSLPRGGSIR; translated from the coding sequence ATGACGACTCCAACGCGAAGGCACGGGGGCTTCACCCTGCTGGAGACGATGGTGGCCATGGCCATCCTCAGCGTCGCGCTGATGGCCATCTTCGACCTCAACTCCGGCGCGGTGGCGAACCACGTCTACACCAAGCGGCTCACCGTGGCGGCGCTCCTGTCCCGCTCGAAGATGACGGACCTGGAGCAGAAGCTCTACGACGACGGCTTCGAACAGGACGACGACGAGCAGTCCGGCGACTTCTCCGACGAGGGCTGGCCCCAGTTCAAGTGGCGCGCCCGCATCATCGCGCCCAAGACGGACGGCGTGACGCCGGACCAGCTCATCGGCGCCATCTTCAACCTGCCCATGGGCGGCGGCGACTCCGGCGACCCGCTGGGCGGACTGGCCAGCCTCTTCGGTGGCGGCGGCGGTGACAGCAAGGGCGGCACGCCTCCTGGCGGCACCACCGGCGCCAGCCCCCTGGGCGCGTCCGCCATGAGCATGGCGCAGCCCATGTTCACGCAGATGGTGGACCAGCTCACCAAGTCCGTCCGCGAGGTGCACCTCACCGTGTACTGGAAGGAAGGCACCCAGGTGGAGAGCGTGGACGTGGTGACGCACGTCGTGTCCCTGGGGCCCGGCGGAGATCGCAACGGCGGCTTCACGCCCAACGCGGGCAGCACGGCGGGCGCGGAGAACCAGTGGGTGAACCCGCGCACGGGACAGGTGGTGGACAACCCCATCCCCGGCCCCAACGGGCAGATGCTGGACCCGAACACGCGCGAGCCGCTGGTCAACCGGGCGGCCATGCTCAACCAGCTCAACGGCAACACGGGCCAGCAGGGCGGCGGCAACGGCAACACCGGCGTCAACCCGCGCGCTCCGGGCGGTGGCATCTTCGGCGGCCGGGGTGGCATGCCGAACCTGCCGAGCCTGCCTCGCGGAGGGAGCATCCGATGA